A window from Tenacibaculum singaporense encodes these proteins:
- the asnB gene encoding asparagine synthase B translates to MCGIVCAFDLKQPSDKLRPQILEMAKKVRHRGPDWSGIYSDEKAIMAHERLAIVDPASGQQPLFSHDRRFVLAANGEIYNHKEIRKQLKEQHEFLTKSDCEVILALYKEKGVEFLDDLNGIFGFAVYDSITDEYLVARDHMGIIPLYMGWDKHGTFYVASELKALEGVCNKIEIFPPGHYYTREDGLQKWYSRDWMEYEAVRDNQTSIEEVRDALEAAVHRQLMSDVPYGVLLSGGLDSSITSAIAKKYAAKRIESGDKDAAWYPQLHSFSIGLEGSPDLAAAKKVSEYIDTIHHEITFTIQEGLDAIKDVIYNLETYDITTVRASTPMYLMARVIKSMGIKMVLSGEGADELFGGYLYFHKAPNAEEFHKETVRKLDKLYQYDCLRANKSLMAWGIEGRVPFLDKEFMDVAMRINPEDKMINGERMEKWVLRKAFESYLPEEVAWRQKEQFSDGVGYNWIDTLKEVVEAAITDEMMANASHRFPTQTPRAKEEYYYRSIFEEHFPSETAALTVPSVPSIACSTPTALAWDKSFQNQNEPSGRAIKAVHEDAY, encoded by the coding sequence GGTCCAGACTGGAGCGGAATTTATAGTGATGAGAAAGCAATTATGGCACATGAGCGATTAGCAATTGTTGATCCTGCTTCTGGACAACAACCTCTATTTAGCCATGACCGTAGATTTGTATTAGCTGCCAATGGAGAGATATACAATCACAAAGAAATAAGAAAGCAACTTAAGGAACAGCATGAGTTTTTAACTAAATCTGATTGTGAGGTTATCTTAGCTTTATACAAAGAAAAAGGTGTAGAATTTTTAGATGATTTAAACGGGATTTTTGGTTTTGCCGTATACGATTCAATTACGGATGAATATTTAGTAGCCCGTGACCATATGGGAATTATTCCCCTATACATGGGATGGGATAAACATGGTACTTTTTATGTAGCTTCTGAATTAAAAGCTTTAGAAGGAGTTTGTAACAAAATCGAAATTTTTCCCCCTGGACACTATTATACGCGTGAAGATGGATTACAAAAATGGTATTCTCGTGACTGGATGGAGTACGAAGCTGTTAGAGACAACCAAACATCAATTGAAGAAGTACGTGACGCTTTAGAAGCAGCCGTTCATCGTCAACTAATGAGTGATGTGCCATACGGTGTTTTATTATCTGGTGGACTAGACTCTTCCATTACCTCAGCTATTGCTAAAAAATATGCTGCTAAGCGTATAGAATCTGGTGATAAAGATGCTGCTTGGTACCCTCAGCTACATTCGTTTTCAATAGGCTTAGAAGGTTCTCCAGATTTAGCTGCTGCTAAAAAAGTATCGGAATATATTGACACTATTCATCACGAAATCACTTTTACTATTCAAGAAGGCTTAGATGCAATAAAAGATGTTATTTACAACCTAGAAACTTACGATATTACAACAGTTCGTGCCTCTACTCCCATGTATTTAATGGCACGTGTTATTAAATCGATGGGAATAAAAATGGTACTATCTGGTGAAGGTGCTGATGAACTTTTTGGAGGATATTTGTACTTCCACAAAGCTCCTAATGCAGAAGAGTTCCACAAAGAAACAGTTAGAAAATTAGATAAGCTATATCAATACGATTGTTTACGTGCTAACAAAAGCTTAATGGCTTGGGGAATTGAAGGTCGTGTTCCATTCTTAGATAAAGAGTTCATGGATGTTGCAATGCGTATTAACCCTGAAGATAAAATGATTAACGGTGAGCGCATGGAAAAATGGGTATTACGAAAAGCCTTTGAAAGCTATTTACCTGAAGAAGTAGCTTGGAGACAAAAAGAACAATTCTCTGATGGAGTTGGGTATAACTGGATTGACACCTTAAAAGAAGTTGTAGAAGCTGCTATTACTGATGAAATGATGGCAAACGCCTCACATCGTTTTCCTACTCAAACACCAAGAGCCAAAGAAGAATATTATTATCGTTCAATATTTGAAGAACATTTCCCTAGTGAAACTGCTGCTTTAACAGTTCCATCTGTGCCTTCAATTGCTTGTAGTACCCCTACAGCGTTAGCATGGGATAAAAGTTTTCAAAACCAAAACGAACCCTCTGGTAGAGCTATCAAAGCTGTACATGAAGACGCTTACTAA